From the Nocardiopsis changdeensis genome, one window contains:
- a CDS encoding glycoside hydrolase family 18 protein: protein MKATPPRSHRRRNARPGRRRLLALGAALAAALLITGVFVIANGNRPLRIGYFADWNVANRDFTVGNLADSGAPARLDRLMWAFGDISEDGLCHVPGGHEQSWELYQRRYSARESVSGEADEYEQELAGSLYQLRLLQGEYPDLRASLSLGGWNWSRHFSTAARTEESRRAFVSSCVDLWLRGNLPVRGGEPQGGEGAAAGIFDGIDLDWEWPGGAGNPHNVEDPGDAANFTLLVAEFRRQLDALSEETGREYTLSASLSGAPDQAGAYDPEIFDHLDFATVQGYDFSGPWSEVTAYHSNLYPPAADPDANSADAAVTRFVDLGAPPEKLVLGIPAFGRGWQGVEGSGDGLGLPARPADDAYDGPTMAFSELEELEGERYLDEEAGAFAVRAGDQWWAYDDPAVIAIKGDYVLGRGLGGLMVWNLDMDPTGDLVRAMDEALR, encoded by the coding sequence GTGAAAGCCACACCGCCACGGAGCCACCGGCGCCGGAACGCCCGCCCGGGCCGGCGGCGCCTGCTCGCCCTGGGCGCGGCCCTCGCGGCCGCGCTCCTGATCACGGGGGTCTTCGTCATCGCCAACGGCAACCGGCCCCTGCGCATCGGCTACTTCGCGGACTGGAACGTGGCCAACCGCGACTTCACCGTCGGGAACCTGGCCGACAGCGGGGCCCCCGCCCGCCTGGACCGCCTCATGTGGGCCTTCGGCGACATCTCCGAGGACGGCCTGTGCCACGTCCCCGGCGGCCACGAGCAGTCCTGGGAGCTGTACCAGCGCCGCTACTCCGCGCGCGAGAGCGTGAGCGGCGAGGCCGACGAGTACGAGCAGGAACTGGCCGGGAGCCTGTACCAGCTGCGCCTGCTCCAGGGCGAGTACCCCGACCTGCGGGCCAGCCTGTCCCTGGGCGGCTGGAACTGGTCGCGGCACTTCTCCACCGCCGCCCGCACCGAGGAGTCCCGCCGGGCGTTCGTGTCCTCCTGCGTGGACCTGTGGCTGCGGGGGAACCTGCCGGTGCGCGGGGGCGAGCCCCAGGGCGGGGAGGGGGCGGCCGCGGGGATCTTCGACGGCATCGACCTGGACTGGGAGTGGCCGGGCGGCGCCGGCAACCCGCACAACGTCGAGGACCCCGGCGACGCCGCCAACTTCACGCTGCTGGTCGCCGAGTTCCGCCGCCAGCTCGACGCCCTGTCGGAGGAGACCGGCCGCGAGTACACCCTGTCGGCGTCGCTGTCGGGCGCCCCGGACCAGGCCGGGGCCTACGACCCGGAGATCTTCGACCACCTGGACTTCGCCACCGTGCAGGGCTACGACTTCTCCGGCCCCTGGAGCGAGGTCACCGCCTACCACTCCAACCTCTACCCGCCCGCGGCGGACCCCGACGCCAACAGCGCCGACGCCGCGGTGACCCGGTTCGTCGACCTGGGGGCGCCGCCGGAGAAGCTGGTGCTGGGCATCCCCGCCTTCGGCCGCGGCTGGCAGGGCGTGGAGGGCTCCGGCGACGGGCTGGGCCTCCCGGCCCGGCCGGCCGACGACGCCTACGACGGCCCGACCATGGCGTTCTCCGAGCTGGAGGAGCTGGAGGGGGAGCGGTACCTGGACGAGGAGGCGGGCGCCTTCGCGGTGCGGGCGGGCGACCAGTGGTGGGCCTACGACGACCCGGCCGTCATCGCGATCAAGGGGGACTACGTGCTGGGCCGCGGCCTGGGCGGCCTCATGGTGTGGAACCTGGACATGGACCCGACCGGCGACCTCGTGCGCGCCATGGACGAGGCCCTGCGCTGA
- a CDS encoding deaminase: MSAGPAPAAGDADAHWLRRTVDLSRLCPPSDTAFSVGCVVVAADGTVLGEGYSRRDDPHDHAEEAALRDVGPDDPRLAGATLYSSLEPCSSRSSRPLPCASLILTTPVPRVVFAWREPSVFVDCVGAERLRAAGRTVLERPDLADGVREVNAHLLG; this comes from the coding sequence GTGAGCGCCGGGCCCGCGCCCGCCGCGGGCGACGCGGACGCCCACTGGCTGCGCCGCACCGTCGACCTGTCCCGGCTGTGCCCGCCCTCGGACACCGCGTTCTCCGTCGGCTGCGTGGTCGTGGCCGCCGACGGCACGGTGCTCGGCGAGGGCTACTCGCGCCGCGACGACCCCCACGACCACGCCGAGGAGGCGGCCCTGCGCGACGTCGGGCCGGACGACCCCCGCCTGGCCGGGGCCACCCTGTACTCGTCGCTGGAGCCGTGCAGCTCCCGCTCCTCACGCCCGCTGCCGTGCGCGTCGCTCATCCTCACCACCCCGGTCCCGCGGGTGGTCTTCGCCTGGCGCGAGCCGTCGGTATTCGTCGACTGCGTGGGCGCCGAGCGCCTGCGCGCCGCCGGCCGCACGGTGCTGGAGCGCCCCGACCTCGCGGACGGGGTCCGCGAGGTCAACGCCCACCTGCTCGGCTGA
- a CDS encoding transposase: MTNDLDALLTALYVHLDDHVLPSANQRRGPGRPRKLTDAELVCVALAQVLLRCDSERHWMRAAPARIGHLFPRLPGQSEYNRHLRDAAPVLLKAAMWLARSVPTWWENLRLMDGTPVRCGASRVTVDRSGPGEVAGYGRDVSHHAFYWGAKLVLITTAEGSVCAFSLAHPKELDERKQALHLLHVRPCAPGPAVIVCDKGFAGVGIETAAAGLGFALVRPALKGESVEGRFPGWLRQRIEAVIWTLKNQLGLERHQARTSEGLWARVCQRICALNAAIWHNWLVGAPVKRSLIAYDH, translated from the coding sequence GTGACCAATGACCTTGACGCCCTTCTGACAGCACTCTACGTCCATCTCGACGACCATGTGCTCCCTTCGGCGAACCAGCGCCGCGGCCCGGGCCGCCCCCGAAAGCTCACCGACGCCGAACTCGTCTGTGTCGCCCTGGCCCAGGTCCTGCTCAGGTGTGACTCCGAACGCCACTGGATGCGGGCGGCACCGGCCCGGATCGGGCACCTGTTCCCCCGCCTGCCCGGCCAGTCCGAGTACAACCGCCACCTGCGCGATGCGGCCCCGGTCCTGCTCAAGGCCGCGATGTGGCTGGCCCGCTCCGTCCCGACCTGGTGGGAGAACCTGCGGTTGATGGACGGCACCCCGGTGCGGTGCGGGGCCTCTCGCGTGACGGTGGACCGCTCCGGCCCGGGCGAGGTGGCCGGGTACGGGCGGGACGTGTCCCACCACGCCTTCTACTGGGGTGCCAAGCTCGTGCTCATCACCACCGCGGAGGGGTCGGTGTGCGCGTTCTCCCTGGCCCACCCCAAGGAGTTGGACGAACGCAAACAGGCACTGCACCTGCTGCACGTCCGACCGTGCGCTCCGGGGCCGGCGGTGATCGTGTGCGACAAGGGCTTCGCCGGGGTCGGTATCGAGACGGCGGCCGCCGGGTTGGGGTTTGCCCTGGTGCGTCCGGCGCTCAAGGGCGAATCCGTCGAGGGCCGGTTCCCGGGCTGGTTGCGTCAGAGGATCGAGGCCGTCATCTGGACGTTGAAGAACCAGCTCGGCCTGGAGCGCCACCAGGCTCGCACCAGTGAGGGGCTGTGGGCGCGGGTGTGCCAGCGCATCTGCGCGCTCAACGCCGCGATCTGGCACAACTGGCTGGTGGGTGCCCCGGTCAAGCGGTCGTTGATCGCCTACGACCACTGA
- a CDS encoding SAM-dependent methyltransferase yields the protein MSRFTSPDFLRQAGTRQEHANPPPAVDLTRPSLARLHSFHLKGKDHFEVDRDLAVAAEQAAPGFQDLVLGERAFLQRAARHLHEDAGIDQFVQFGAGLPAPGDPHEILPRARVVYATDDLMVLAHHRALVREDRAAAVEGGPTRPADLFADPVLRDLIDLDRPVGVLMAGALSHVADVDTPGAHMAALRGLLPAGSHLVFSHYHRPDAAVFPKDANRAEQLQNVFRRHLNSGYWRTREEILGLLDGWEILSPGLLEVQRWRTLPVAPPVPGSYQMPQRNRRLLYGAAARV from the coding sequence ATGTCGCGATTCACCTCCCCCGATTTCCTGAGGCAGGCGGGGACCCGTCAGGAGCACGCCAATCCCCCACCCGCCGTCGACCTCACCCGGCCGAGCCTGGCCCGGTTGCACTCCTTCCACCTCAAGGGCAAGGACCACTTCGAGGTGGACCGCGACCTCGCGGTCGCCGCCGAGCAGGCCGCCCCGGGCTTCCAGGACCTGGTCCTGGGCGAGCGGGCGTTCCTCCAGCGCGCGGCGCGCCACCTCCACGAGGATGCGGGCATCGACCAGTTCGTGCAGTTCGGCGCCGGACTGCCCGCCCCCGGGGACCCGCACGAGATCCTCCCGCGGGCCCGGGTCGTGTACGCCACCGACGACCTCATGGTGCTGGCCCACCACCGGGCGCTGGTCCGCGAGGACCGCGCCGCCGCCGTGGAGGGGGGCCCGACCCGCCCGGCCGACCTGTTCGCCGACCCCGTCCTGCGCGACCTCATCGACCTGGACCGCCCGGTGGGCGTGCTCATGGCGGGCGCCCTCTCGCACGTGGCCGACGTCGACACCCCGGGCGCGCACATGGCCGCCCTGCGCGGGCTGCTGCCCGCCGGCAGCCACCTGGTGTTCAGCCACTACCACCGGCCGGACGCGGCGGTCTTCCCCAAGGACGCCAACCGGGCCGAGCAGCTCCAGAACGTCTTCCGCCGCCACCTCAACTCCGGCTACTGGCGCACGCGCGAGGAGATCCTCGGCCTGCTCGACGGCTGGGAGATCCTCAGCCCCGGCCTGCTGGAGGTGCAGCGCTGGCGGACCCTGCCGGTGGCCCCGCCCGTCCCGGGCAGCTACCAGATGCCCCAGCGCAACCGCCGCCTGCTCTACGGCGCCGCCGCCCGCGTCTGA
- a CDS encoding FAD-binding and (Fe-S)-binding domain-containing protein, protein MADPQQTPQPAPSADTESLRRDLEEAVRGTVAFDPGTRALYTSDASNYRVVPLGVVLPATVEDCAAAVRVCAAHGVPVTPRGGGTSIAGNAIGPGVVVDTSRHLTAIEDIDPVARTATVQPGVVLDELRAATAGYGLTFAPDPATHSRCTVGGMVGNNSCGSHSVAWGTTADNIVSLEVLLPDGTRMTVGSRHGAGEFEELARRPGREGEVYRGLARLAEEHRAELRTAMPAFRRRVSGYSLDRLLPEKGRNVAAALVGTEGTCVFVLRATVRLVEAPRARALAVLGYPDAPAAADAVPDLLGHAPLTVEGINRRMVDVLDGRPGTTRVALPEGGAWLLVEVAGADPEDAGRAARDMLAALPVATRPADSLVVSDPAHQRALWRIREEGAGLTQRTPAGEDAWSGWEDAAVPPENLAGYLRDFDALMERHGRYGVVYGHFGDGCLHVRIDFELTTEEGRTAYRGFLEEAADLVVAHGGSLSGEHGDGRARSGLLARMYPPGLLRAFADFKRLFDPAGVMNPGVIVDPAPVDADVRLAARPLPLLDEATLAYRDDRGDPARALRRCSGVGKCRRHDGPGVMCPSYQVTREERHSTRGRAHLLFEMAVGEVVTDGWASEEVRESLDLCLSCKGCLSDCPVNVDMAAYKAEFLDRHYRGRVRPAAHYSMGWLPVWARLAALAPAELDRALRLSGVSRLAKRLAGVAAERDLPGFARTTFTRAFRRRAARGRARTGGPRVVLWPDTFGEHMDPGIPAAAVRVLEDAGFTVVLPRGPVCCGLTWVSTGQLGTARAVMRRALRALGPLVEEGLPVVGLEPSCTAALRHDLVELVPGPESERVAAAVHTLAGFLAEHAPDWRPPRIPAAALAQVHCHQHAVLGFDADRELIARAGVDGEVLDAGCCGLAGDFGFTEGHYEVSAAIGERELLPRVRAAGADTLVLADGYSCRTQILQGAGRRPLHLAELLARGLDARGDRP, encoded by the coding sequence ATGGCCGACCCGCAGCAGACCCCGCAGCCCGCCCCGTCCGCCGACACCGAGTCCCTGCGCCGGGACCTGGAGGAGGCCGTCCGGGGGACCGTCGCCTTCGACCCCGGCACCCGCGCCCTGTACACCTCCGACGCCTCCAACTACCGGGTGGTCCCGCTGGGGGTGGTGCTGCCCGCCACGGTCGAGGACTGCGCGGCGGCCGTCCGGGTCTGCGCCGCCCACGGCGTGCCCGTCACCCCGCGCGGCGGCGGCACCTCCATCGCGGGCAACGCCATCGGCCCGGGCGTGGTCGTCGACACCTCACGCCACCTCACCGCCATCGAGGACATCGACCCGGTCGCCCGCACGGCCACCGTCCAGCCGGGGGTGGTCCTGGACGAGCTGCGGGCGGCCACCGCCGGGTACGGCCTGACCTTCGCACCCGACCCCGCCACGCACAGCCGCTGCACCGTCGGCGGGATGGTCGGCAACAACTCCTGCGGCTCCCACTCGGTGGCCTGGGGCACCACGGCCGACAACATCGTCTCCCTGGAGGTGCTGCTCCCCGACGGCACCCGGATGACCGTCGGCTCCCGGCACGGCGCCGGGGAGTTCGAGGAGCTGGCCCGCCGTCCCGGCCGGGAGGGCGAGGTGTACCGGGGGCTGGCCCGCCTCGCCGAGGAGCACCGGGCCGAGCTGCGCACCGCCATGCCCGCGTTCCGCCGCCGGGTCTCGGGCTACTCGCTGGACCGGCTGCTGCCGGAGAAGGGGCGCAACGTCGCCGCCGCCCTGGTCGGAACCGAGGGCACCTGTGTCTTCGTGCTGCGCGCCACCGTCCGGCTGGTGGAGGCGCCCCGGGCCCGGGCGCTGGCCGTGCTGGGCTACCCCGACGCCCCGGCCGCCGCCGACGCCGTCCCCGACCTGCTCGGGCACGCCCCGCTCACCGTCGAGGGCATCAACCGCCGGATGGTCGACGTCCTGGACGGGCGGCCCGGCACCACCCGGGTGGCCCTGCCCGAGGGCGGCGCCTGGCTGCTGGTGGAGGTCGCGGGGGCCGACCCCGAGGACGCCGGGCGGGCCGCCCGGGACATGCTCGCCGCGCTGCCCGTCGCCACCCGCCCGGCCGATTCCCTCGTGGTGTCCGACCCGGCCCATCAGCGCGCCCTGTGGCGGATCCGGGAGGAGGGGGCCGGGCTCACCCAGCGCACGCCCGCCGGGGAGGACGCCTGGTCGGGCTGGGAGGACGCGGCCGTGCCCCCGGAGAACCTGGCCGGGTACCTGCGCGACTTCGACGCCCTCATGGAGCGGCACGGCCGGTACGGGGTGGTCTACGGGCACTTCGGCGACGGCTGCCTGCACGTGCGCATCGACTTCGAGCTCACCACGGAGGAGGGCCGCACCGCCTACCGGGGGTTCCTGGAGGAGGCCGCCGACCTGGTCGTGGCGCACGGCGGCTCGCTGTCGGGCGAGCACGGCGACGGCCGGGCCCGCTCGGGCCTGCTCGCCCGCATGTACCCGCCGGGGCTGCTGCGGGCCTTCGCCGACTTCAAGCGGCTCTTCGACCCGGCCGGGGTGATGAACCCCGGGGTGATCGTCGACCCGGCCCCGGTGGACGCCGACGTCCGGCTGGCGGCGCGCCCGCTGCCCCTGCTCGACGAGGCGACGCTGGCCTACCGGGACGACCGCGGCGACCCGGCGCGGGCGCTGCGGCGCTGCTCGGGGGTGGGCAAGTGCCGCAGGCACGACGGCCCGGGGGTCATGTGCCCCAGCTACCAGGTCACCCGGGAGGAGCGGCACTCCACCCGGGGCCGGGCCCACCTGCTGTTCGAGATGGCGGTGGGGGAGGTGGTCACCGACGGCTGGGCCTCCGAGGAGGTGCGCGAGAGCCTGGACCTGTGCCTGTCCTGCAAGGGCTGCCTGAGCGACTGCCCGGTCAACGTGGACATGGCCGCCTACAAGGCGGAGTTCCTGGACCGCCACTACCGGGGGCGGGTGCGCCCGGCGGCGCACTACTCGATGGGGTGGCTGCCGGTCTGGGCCCGGCTGGCGGCGCTGGCCCCGGCCGAGCTGGACCGGGCGCTGCGGCTGTCGGGGGTCTCCCGGCTGGCCAAGCGGCTGGCGGGGGTGGCGGCCGAACGCGACCTGCCGGGGTTCGCGCGCACCACGTTCACCCGGGCGTTCCGGCGCCGCGCCGCCCGCGGGCGGGCGCGCACCGGCGGGCCGCGCGTGGTGCTGTGGCCCGACACCTTCGGTGAGCACATGGACCCGGGGATCCCGGCGGCGGCGGTCCGGGTGCTGGAGGACGCCGGGTTCACCGTGGTCCTGCCGCGGGGGCCGGTGTGCTGCGGGCTGACCTGGGTGTCCACCGGACAGCTCGGCACGGCCCGCGCCGTGATGCGCCGCGCCCTGCGCGCGCTGGGGCCGCTGGTGGAGGAGGGGCTGCCGGTGGTGGGGCTCGAACCCAGCTGCACCGCGGCGCTGCGCCACGACCTGGTGGAGCTGGTGCCCGGCCCGGAGAGCGAGCGGGTGGCCGCGGCGGTGCACACCCTGGCCGGCTTCCTCGCCGAGCACGCCCCGGACTGGCGCCCGCCGCGGATCCCGGCGGCCGCCCTGGCCCAGGTGCACTGCCACCAGCACGCGGTGCTGGGCTTCGACGCCGACCGCGAGCTGATCGCCCGGGCGGGCGTGGACGGGGAGGTGCTGGACGCGGGCTGCTGCGGGCTGGCGGGGGACTTCGGGTTCACCGAGGGCCACTACGAGGTCTCGGCCGCCATCGGCGAGCGCGAGCTGCTGCCCCGCGTGCGCGCGGCCGGCGCCGACACCCTCGTCCTCGCCGACGGCTACAGCTGCCGCACCCAGATCCTCCAGGGCGCCGGGCGCCGCCCGCTGCACCTGGCCGAGCTCCTCGCCCGCGGCCTGGACGCGCGCGGGGACCGGCCCTAG
- a CDS encoding DEAD/DEAH box helicase yields the protein MSLIDALPAEPEPDSLYEAFAAWAEERGLTLYPHQEEALIEVVSGSNVILNTPTGSGKSMVATGALFAALARDECAFYTAPIKALVSEKFFDLCKIFGTENVGMMTGDASVNSDAPIVCCTAEVLAQIALAEGADADINTVVMDEFHFYAEPDRGWAWQVPLLEMPQAQFLLMSATLGDVTRFEEDLEKRTGRSTAVVTSAERPVPLYYDYRVTPLHETLEELLQGGDAPVYIVHFTQAQAIERAQSLTSINMCTKEEKAQIAAEIGDFRFTTRFGRNLSRYVRHGIGVHHAGMLPKYRRLVERLAQRGLLKVICGTDTLGVGVNVPIRTVMFTALSKYDGVRVRRLRAREFHQIAGRAGRAGFDTVGNVVALAPEHVIENEKALAKAGEDPKKRRKVVRKKAPEGFVSWDKATFEKLIEAEPEPLTSRFRVSNAMLLSVIARPGNCFTAMKHLLTENHDDRKAQRRHIHEAIAIYRSLLDGGIVETLPEPDGQGRTARLTVDLQSDFALNQPLSTFALAALELLDRESPSYALDVLSVVESTLDDPRQILGAQLNKARGEAVQRMKEDGVEYEERMELLEDVDYPKPLEELLSHAYDTYRRGHPWVGDHPLRPKSVARDMYERAMTFTEYVGHYELARSEGLVLRYLAGAYKALDQTVPDDAKTEELHDIIAWLGELVRQVDSSLLDEWEQLTNPQQEVPQEQVPEERVRPVTANPRAFRVLVRNELFRRVELAARRRYQELGSLEDAGEWDAQAWQEALEEYYDEHDSIGTGPDARGPKMLLIEEEDGLWRVRQILADPAGDHDWGISAEVDLASSDAEGRAVVHIADVNRL from the coding sequence GTGAGTCTCATTGATGCGCTTCCGGCCGAACCCGAACCCGACTCCCTCTACGAGGCGTTCGCCGCCTGGGCCGAGGAGCGGGGCCTCACCCTCTACCCGCACCAGGAGGAGGCGCTCATCGAGGTCGTCTCCGGCTCGAACGTCATCCTCAACACCCCGACCGGCTCCGGCAAGAGCATGGTCGCGACCGGCGCCCTGTTCGCCGCGCTGGCCCGGGACGAGTGCGCGTTCTACACCGCGCCCATCAAGGCCCTGGTGTCGGAGAAGTTCTTCGACCTGTGCAAGATCTTCGGCACCGAGAACGTCGGGATGATGACCGGCGACGCCAGCGTCAACTCCGACGCCCCCATCGTGTGCTGCACCGCCGAGGTGCTCGCCCAGATCGCCCTGGCCGAGGGCGCGGACGCCGACATCAACACGGTCGTCATGGACGAGTTCCACTTCTACGCCGAGCCCGACCGCGGCTGGGCCTGGCAGGTGCCGCTGCTGGAGATGCCGCAGGCGCAGTTCCTGCTGATGTCGGCGACCCTGGGCGACGTCACCCGGTTCGAGGAGGACCTGGAGAAGCGCACCGGGCGGTCCACCGCGGTGGTCACGTCCGCCGAGCGCCCCGTCCCCCTCTACTACGACTACCGGGTCACCCCGCTGCACGAGACCCTGGAGGAGCTGCTCCAGGGCGGCGACGCCCCCGTCTACATCGTCCACTTCACCCAGGCGCAGGCGATCGAGCGGGCGCAGTCGCTCACCAGCATCAACATGTGCACCAAGGAGGAGAAGGCGCAGATCGCCGCGGAGATCGGCGACTTCCGCTTCACCACCCGGTTCGGCCGCAACCTGTCCCGGTACGTGCGCCACGGCATCGGCGTCCACCACGCCGGGATGCTGCCCAAGTACCGGCGGCTGGTCGAGCGGCTGGCCCAGCGCGGGCTGCTCAAGGTCATCTGCGGCACCGACACCCTGGGGGTGGGCGTCAACGTGCCCATCCGCACCGTGATGTTCACCGCGCTGAGCAAGTACGACGGGGTGCGGGTGCGGCGGCTGCGGGCCCGGGAGTTCCACCAGATCGCCGGGCGGGCGGGCCGCGCCGGGTTCGACACCGTCGGCAACGTGGTGGCGCTGGCGCCCGAGCACGTCATCGAGAACGAGAAGGCCCTGGCCAAGGCCGGGGAGGACCCCAAGAAGCGGCGCAAGGTGGTGCGCAAGAAGGCGCCCGAGGGCTTCGTGTCGTGGGACAAGGCCACGTTCGAGAAGCTCATCGAGGCCGAGCCCGAGCCGCTGACCTCCCGGTTCCGGGTGAGCAACGCGATGCTGCTGAGCGTCATCGCCCGCCCCGGCAACTGCTTCACCGCCATGAAGCACCTGCTGACCGAGAACCACGACGACCGCAAGGCCCAGCGCAGGCACATCCACGAGGCGATCGCCATCTACCGGTCGCTGCTGGACGGCGGGATCGTGGAGACCCTGCCCGAGCCGGACGGGCAGGGCCGCACCGCCCGGCTCACCGTGGACCTCCAGTCCGACTTCGCGCTCAACCAGCCGCTGTCCACGTTCGCGCTGGCGGCGCTGGAGCTGCTGGACCGCGAGTCGCCGTCCTACGCCCTGGACGTGCTGAGCGTGGTGGAGTCCACCCTGGACGACCCCCGGCAGATCCTGGGCGCCCAGCTCAACAAGGCGCGCGGCGAGGCCGTGCAGCGGATGAAGGAGGACGGCGTCGAGTACGAGGAGCGCATGGAGCTCCTGGAGGACGTCGACTACCCCAAGCCGCTGGAGGAGCTGCTCTCCCACGCCTACGACACCTACCGGCGCGGCCACCCGTGGGTGGGCGACCACCCGCTGCGGCCCAAGAGCGTGGCCCGCGACATGTACGAGCGGGCGATGACCTTCACGGAGTACGTGGGCCACTACGAGCTGGCGCGCTCGGAGGGCCTGGTGCTGCGGTACCTGGCGGGCGCCTACAAGGCCCTGGACCAGACGGTGCCCGACGACGCCAAGACCGAGGAGCTGCACGACATCATCGCGTGGCTGGGCGAGCTGGTGCGGCAGGTGGACTCCAGCCTCCTGGACGAGTGGGAGCAGCTGACCAACCCGCAGCAGGAGGTGCCGCAGGAGCAGGTGCCCGAGGAGCGGGTGCGCCCCGTCACCGCCAACCCGCGCGCCTTCCGGGTGCTGGTCCGCAACGAGCTGTTCCGCCGGGTGGAGCTGGCCGCCCGCCGCCGCTACCAGGAGCTGGGCTCCCTGGAGGACGCGGGCGAGTGGGACGCCCAGGCCTGGCAGGAGGCCCTGGAGGAGTACTACGACGAGCACGACTCCATCGGCACCGGCCCCGACGCCCGCGGCCCCAAGATGCTCCTCATCGAGGAGGAGGACGGGCTGTGGCGGGTGCGGCAGATCCTCGCCGACCCGGCCGGGGACCACGACTGGGGCATCTCCGCCGAGGTGGACCTGGCGTCCTCCGACGCCGAGGGGCGCGCCGTCGTCCACATCGCGGACGTGAACCGGCTCTGA
- a CDS encoding RibD family protein, giving the protein MDRPHTILSCAVSVDGRIDDTGPERLRLSNEADFAEIDELRAQCDAILVGAGTLRNDDPRLLVRSERLRARRRERGLTENLLKAVVTRTGDLDPGARLFTTGDAGAVVYTGGDGVGRARDRFAGRPGGLPPVDVVDAGDPPTVEAIQADLAARGVRRLLVEGGGRIHTLFLTSGLVDELRLAVAPFFVGEADAPSFVHPGAFTATPAAPMRLVEARAVGDIAVLRYRLDAEGAA; this is encoded by the coding sequence ATGGACCGTCCCCACACCATCCTCAGCTGCGCCGTGTCCGTCGACGGGCGCATCGACGACACCGGTCCCGAGCGGCTGCGCCTGTCCAACGAGGCCGACTTCGCCGAGATCGACGAACTGCGCGCGCAGTGCGACGCGATCCTCGTCGGCGCCGGCACCCTGCGCAACGACGACCCCCGGCTGCTGGTCCGCTCCGAGCGGCTGCGCGCCCGCCGCCGGGAGCGGGGGCTGACCGAGAACCTGCTCAAGGCCGTCGTCACCCGCACCGGGGACCTCGACCCCGGCGCGCGGCTCTTCACCACGGGGGACGCCGGAGCGGTCGTCTACACCGGCGGCGACGGGGTCGGGCGCGCCCGGGACCGGTTCGCGGGCCGCCCCGGCGGCCTGCCCCCGGTCGACGTGGTGGACGCCGGGGACCCGCCCACCGTGGAGGCGATCCAGGCCGACCTGGCGGCCCGCGGGGTGCGGCGGCTGCTGGTGGAGGGCGGCGGCCGCATCCACACCCTGTTCCTCACCTCCGGGCTGGTCGACGAGCTGAGGCTGGCCGTCGCCCCGTTCTTCGTGGGCGAGGCCGACGCCCCGTCCTTCGTTCACCCGGGGGCCTTCACGGCCACCCCGGCCGCGCCGATGCGCCTGGTGGAGGCCCGTGCGGTCGGCGACATCGCGGTCCTGCGCTACCGCCTCGACGCGGAGGGTGCCGCGTGA
- a CDS encoding malate dehydrogenase, translating into MSKAPVNVTVTGAAGQIGYALLFRIASGQLLGADTPVKLRLLEIPQAVKAAEGTAMELDDCAFPLLQGIDIFDDPRQAFAGANIALLVGARPRGPGMERGDLLEANGGIFKPQGEAINAGAADDIRVLVVGNPANTNALIAQSHAPDVPAERFTAMTRLDHNRALTQLAKKLDVSINDIKKLTIWGNHSATQYPDLFRAEVNGANAAEAVNDQKWLEDDFIPTVAKRGAAIIDARGASSAASAANAAIDHVYDWVNGTPEGDWTSAAIPSDGSYGVPEGLISSFPVVSRGGRWEIVQGLEIDEFSRGRIDASVQELVEERDTVKKLGLV; encoded by the coding sequence ATGTCCAAAGCACCCGTCAACGTCACCGTCACCGGCGCCGCCGGTCAGATCGGCTACGCCCTGCTGTTCCGGATCGCCTCCGGCCAGCTGCTCGGCGCCGACACCCCGGTGAAGCTGCGTCTGCTGGAGATCCCCCAGGCCGTCAAGGCCGCCGAGGGCACCGCGATGGAGCTCGACGACTGCGCCTTCCCGCTGCTGCAGGGGATCGACATCTTCGACGACCCGCGCCAGGCCTTCGCGGGCGCCAACATCGCCCTGCTCGTGGGCGCCCGCCCCCGCGGCCCGGGCATGGAGCGCGGCGACCTCCTGGAGGCCAACGGCGGCATCTTCAAGCCCCAGGGCGAGGCCATCAACGCCGGCGCCGCCGACGACATCCGCGTCCTGGTGGTCGGCAACCCCGCCAACACCAACGCCCTCATCGCCCAGAGCCACGCCCCGGACGTCCCGGCCGAGCGCTTCACCGCGATGACCCGCCTGGACCACAACCGCGCGCTCACCCAGCTCGCCAAGAAGCTCGACGTGTCGATCAACGACATCAAGAAGCTCACGATCTGGGGCAACCACTCCGCGACCCAGTACCCGGACCTGTTCCGCGCCGAGGTGAACGGCGCCAACGCCGCCGAGGCCGTCAACGACCAGAAGTGGCTCGAGGACGACTTCATCCCGACCGTCGCCAAGCGCGGCGCCGCGATCATCGACGCCCGGGGCGCCTCCTCGGCCGCCTCGGCCGCCAACGCCGCCATCGACCACGTCTACGACTGGGTCAACGGCACCCCCGAGGGCGACTGGACCTCCGCCGCCATCCCGTCCGACGGCTCCTACGGCGTGCCCGAGGGCCTCATCTCCTCCTTCCCCGTCGTCTCGCGCGGTGGCCGGTGGGAGATCGTGCAGGGCCTGGAGATCGACGAGTTCTCCCGCGGCCGCATCGACGCCTCCGTCCAGGAGCTCGTCGAGGAGCGCGACACCGTCAAGAAGCTCGGCCTGGTCTGA